In Pseudomonas sp. ADAK18, a single window of DNA contains:
- a CDS encoding DUF927 domain-containing protein gives MSKFFSNDALNADVVDAVVRAGGKALDGELASLIGVKSIEFDESTVIFSLPKTHRDYIRLLPTLKKYCLIFQSSAGVFLPFPKKDIDDNKLLVFLQQALTGIGLNIDFALADVDLKYGLWSIPESGVEPLVHPFKVLEIFESHGMGLIEAMYGRSQFNGFEFTLEQIRFRKKQDVEDVAPCIWIDKVLRDPVTKHYFTQINILSRSGMKYGVISSIIPNTDLQDAKKLTDLVISITPSVVDRKLLGTLVKELLRHAVIQIGTQTWIRTEGWIRDEDGVIEGCACGQELLLAPGVDPDRFHMDIVAPRLAQIGTLSGWNDAVLAPLSQNLTLLGAIQLGMAGPMVDLVPGVSSSIFNFFGGAGRGKTLLLSTVASLYGNTGAPGQSKPGQVGKSMIETFGATRRALQAKSQQTSVGPFLIDEIGSNSYGDLFESYVYETGNGLCHTKLSGNGDLQESPSKTLFVLTTGEVSIMSLVSRNAKQGIFDRGVDINVGGGDVSFEGEDTDDFVFLQEDVKKAVSAGIPKEYGTVAPAFVRALLAEMMSQCWEVELAKKRQELADNFPSYVSKDGPNRVLSRFALALLAGEVALRNGVFNEQYVDSDDLFNGVLVCAHRWVTTRWNHLYVLADALCSQKRIPYSTPKSGLPLYRHKDQYEGMPTLMITKDFMEEIFPGRNQVETISKRFKEDGLIVRSDPGRHTVGKEPYYHLKTEWLLEHQIEWSEDWERFEAVELPDM, from the coding sequence ATGAGCAAGTTTTTTTCGAACGACGCATTGAATGCCGATGTCGTTGATGCAGTAGTTCGTGCGGGAGGAAAAGCTCTTGATGGCGAGCTCGCCTCACTCATTGGTGTAAAGAGCATCGAGTTTGACGAAAGTACGGTGATTTTTTCGTTACCGAAAACTCATCGTGATTACATAAGACTTCTGCCGACCTTGAAGAAATATTGTTTGATTTTTCAATCAAGTGCTGGAGTGTTTTTGCCCTTTCCTAAAAAGGATATTGATGACAACAAATTACTGGTGTTTTTACAGCAGGCCTTGACAGGTATCGGCTTAAATATTGACTTTGCGTTAGCTGACGTCGATTTGAAGTATGGTCTGTGGTCGATTCCTGAGAGCGGGGTGGAGCCTCTCGTTCATCCCTTTAAAGTTCTGGAAATTTTTGAGTCTCATGGTATGGGCTTGATTGAAGCGATGTACGGTCGCAGTCAGTTCAACGGCTTTGAGTTTACTTTAGAGCAAATCCGATTCCGTAAAAAACAAGATGTGGAGGATGTAGCTCCGTGTATTTGGATCGATAAAGTATTACGGGATCCGGTTACGAAACACTATTTCACACAGATTAACATTTTGAGCCGTTCAGGCATGAAATATGGAGTGATATCGTCCATCATCCCGAATACCGACCTTCAAGACGCTAAGAAACTAACGGATTTGGTTATTTCTATAACTCCGAGTGTTGTCGATCGCAAGCTGTTGGGAACTCTTGTTAAAGAGCTCCTACGACACGCGGTTATTCAAATCGGCACTCAAACGTGGATACGGACTGAAGGATGGATTCGAGATGAGGACGGGGTGATCGAAGGCTGTGCTTGTGGTCAGGAACTGCTGCTGGCTCCAGGGGTTGACCCTGATCGGTTTCACATGGATATCGTCGCACCGAGGCTTGCGCAGATCGGGACACTCAGTGGCTGGAACGATGCTGTTCTGGCCCCTCTCAGTCAGAACCTTACGCTTCTTGGGGCTATACAACTCGGAATGGCAGGGCCGATGGTCGATCTGGTGCCCGGAGTGTCATCGTCCATCTTCAACTTCTTCGGGGGAGCAGGTCGGGGTAAGACCTTGTTGTTATCCACAGTGGCTAGCCTGTATGGCAATACCGGTGCACCGGGGCAAAGTAAACCCGGTCAGGTGGGCAAATCCATGATTGAGACATTTGGCGCAACGCGACGAGCGCTTCAGGCAAAAAGCCAGCAAACGTCCGTCGGCCCGTTTTTGATTGATGAAATCGGCAGTAACAGCTACGGAGACCTCTTCGAAAGCTACGTGTATGAGACGGGCAATGGCCTCTGTCATACGAAGCTTAGTGGCAACGGGGATTTACAAGAATCGCCATCTAAAACGTTGTTCGTACTAACGACCGGTGAAGTATCCATCATGTCGTTGGTCAGCCGTAACGCCAAGCAGGGCATTTTTGATCGGGGTGTGGATATCAATGTTGGGGGGGGCGATGTCAGCTTTGAAGGGGAGGATACCGACGACTTCGTCTTCCTACAGGAGGATGTGAAAAAAGCAGTCTCTGCGGGTATACCAAAGGAGTACGGTACGGTCGCCCCAGCGTTTGTGCGGGCTCTTTTAGCTGAAATGATGAGCCAGTGTTGGGAGGTCGAGCTTGCCAAAAAGCGTCAGGAGCTTGCTGATAACTTTCCGAGTTACGTCAGCAAGGACGGCCCGAATCGAGTGTTATCACGATTTGCGCTCGCGCTGCTGGCTGGGGAGGTGGCTTTACGAAATGGCGTATTCAACGAACAGTATGTGGATTCGGATGACCTCTTTAACGGGGTGCTGGTGTGTGCTCATCGCTGGGTCACCACTCGCTGGAACCATCTGTATGTTCTGGCCGATGCTCTATGTTCGCAAAAGCGTATTCCGTACTCCACACCAAAGTCCGGGTTACCGCTTTACCGCCACAAAGATCAATACGAAGGTATGCCAACGCTGATGATTACCAAAGATTTTATGGAAGAAATTTTTCCGGGGCGCAATCAAGTTGAAACGATCAGTAAGCGGTTCAAGGAAGATGGTCTTATTGTTCGTTCTGATCCTGGGCGTCATACGGTAGGCAAGGAGCCGTACTACCACCTCAAAACTGAATGGTTGCTGGAACATCAGATCGAATGGTCTGAAGACTGGGAGCGTTTCGAGGCTGTCGAGTTACCTGACATGTGA
- a CDS encoding YafY family protein codes for MAEHDTLAQRLGIILTKLNGGQRLSITSLAEEFNVSERTIQRDLNVRLAYLPLQREGQHYSLDPSYFGRSNTSALLRLCEQVGATALFPDNHQSLFSQWLAPSGSPVFFLSGFNLDSESQQHQHLKPLAKAITHRCRVSIQWQGGLGTAVIAPYLLINHKGCWHLAGVSTDTLIIEPIANIIHVEELAETFMQQEDVIVQLKRMVANESMPVVEVILKAAACIAHNFLHRIVLPQQAMLKELDDGSLLLSSHVIDVMQLLPTIKAYLPHLLVISPTTLQAQLKRDVKVLLSQL; via the coding sequence ATGGCCGAGCACGATACGTTAGCCCAGCGCTTGGGCATCATTTTAACCAAGCTCAACGGTGGGCAGCGCTTATCCATTACCAGCTTGGCTGAAGAATTCAACGTATCCGAGCGCACCATTCAGCGCGACTTGAACGTCAGGCTGGCGTACCTACCATTGCAGCGAGAAGGACAACATTACTCACTTGATCCGTCTTACTTCGGGCGCTCGAACACCTCGGCATTACTTCGCCTTTGTGAGCAGGTCGGCGCCACGGCGTTGTTTCCCGACAATCACCAATCGCTATTCAGTCAATGGCTCGCACCATCAGGCTCGCCTGTATTCTTTCTATCCGGTTTTAACCTGGACAGTGAAAGCCAGCAGCATCAACACTTAAAACCACTAGCCAAAGCGATTACCCACCGCTGCCGCGTCAGCATTCAATGGCAGGGAGGCCTCGGGACGGCGGTCATTGCACCCTACCTGCTCATCAACCACAAAGGTTGCTGGCACCTTGCAGGGGTCAGCACTGACACCCTCATCATTGAGCCTATTGCCAATATTATTCACGTGGAGGAGTTGGCTGAGACGTTCATGCAGCAAGAAGACGTCATCGTCCAGCTAAAACGCATGGTGGCGAATGAGTCGATGCCCGTGGTCGAGGTGATTCTCAAGGCTGCTGCGTGCATTGCCCATAACTTCCTACATCGCATCGTTCTACCCCAACAGGCCATGCTCAAAGAGCTCGATGACGGTAGCCTGCTTCTTTCGAGCCATGTGATAGACGTGATGCAGTTACTCCCTACGATAAAAGCCTATCTACCCCACCTGCTGGTGATCAGCCCCACCACTTTGCAAGCGCAACTTAAACGCGATGTGAAAGTCCTCCTCAGCCAGTTATGA
- a CDS encoding S8 family serine peptidase, with translation MPQKLTAADLEQAKQILESSGPSATYDFLSAKGYKYATLANGVAKGNSLSGEAAINFMKVTAEASGHPLSDVDVNRIRKEMAGGYIDALKVKLDNASGILSSDISYNEAWKFHKQIFNANGLGVDAWTLNSVFSVITENTRETYWQSVLESAGDVSKELLLAINTDKMMSLATTISTDDNKKLAKGWIDRVDSPSGAYTITKSLFSQMYNMITGGFSDESTNIPPSASTSTLIDINITPDPQPQQNIQGENKARQDVSNGYVVNSPTHSISFKDNTLNETGFTSTQIASLATGGIRPGEIQLDPNARPNTYLSQFYQTPDSTRPDFSLRNAVTLNGLSAMTTVNTYVDPLLLDLGGNGVRMTDIRDGVLFDTDHSGTLKRTGWADRSTGMLVIDDGSGQIKDVSQMFSEYYAGKAGVGGAAGEVRFKDGFAALASEDANADGVIDQNDPIWSKLRVWVDASHDAQTDAGELKTLAELGITQINVRATTASSEVRDGNRVLAQGTFTINGKTQEALAVDFLGDPVSSTLLDQGAGTKVTSTSEGVTTTAYASKSTTGETLDAAQLGVSNLYGGIGNDTLIAAPTGSWLVGGGGSNTYTGSAGNDVFVISASDRMENVHGNGGRDTAIIVGDEGVALNMARAGLTIAQGGRGNDVIASGGTSSAFIKGGSGDSTLIGGAGNDVLVGGTGRNTILGGSGKAVIYAGPKGDTIYASEGGSIIHAGGGADIIYGSVGNDVVEVGRGNAIIDGDGGINIVTLHGNHGDYKITRTATGYEVADTVAGRDGTVTLKNIQKLSFSDISAVDLDLPNAMPVGDVLTVDQAGKAFDRTQAHLISAASLLANDQHLNSTGILRIASVDEAVGGTVSLTQQGDVLFTPDPRFTGLLSFKYGVVNEAGNPSATVVNLGTGQTAPMRANVTLLTPEVPLDSLTAQEWYLSNINVLPVWKDYTGKGVRIGQFEPGGEFATHPEIFDIKHPDLAPNVDKAWLQTQQANGTLPDVVSNHATMVAGVMVGAKNGIGGVGVAYDATLGGYYLANKGDDLTGLGHMVSYDIANNSWGFQNDFAISNMQQGQINTASSLTSNAQYAANNGRGGLGTIIVAAGGNSRATGGNAQGSLTNNNRHSIEVGAINAQGDLSTLQIGSAPFSNPGASLLVSAPGSNVVSTSHMLETDRGSTFGNSYSAMQGTSFAAPIVSGVVALMLQANPNLGYRDVQQILVLSARKINDPSTVWSDNGARNWNGGGMHTSNDYGFGEVDARAAVRLSEAWMTQSTGANESVFSASSGVVGKTLAAGETFSSSLAMNAVSYVEHAEIDFDAQVGRLGDVTLKLISPDGTQSVLLNRQGKVPVGTAGASDADVGSTQSGAFKYTFMSTHHWGELTAGEWKLEVTDSATGLPVTLNSWSLRLYGSKMSADDTYFYTDEYIKAVAAQANRGVLDDAASGTAGGRNTLNAAAVSGDTSINLVTGTANIGGAALTINSRSPIQNIVTGDGNDTLVAGSADALLDGGRGNNTLEGGTGKDFFVVHRRGGGNDTVVNYDVAHGEIIDLVGFTGKTFANLVITQLGADVSVDLGDAQSILLKNQTASAITAAQFKFQDTFVAPVEYVNSDVSAVIPQEGLGTVVLNGGSKGVSITTGADGQFVASLSGTVYSHDSATSDTFVVSRQPGIADYQNALRGFRQGTDKIDLSQTGITSFEQLTISKNNRGTINGLSQIHGVNIATMALDPAGGKVELLYLDALDVSQLNQSDFIFAAHALDLVPITPSVVPPVVTTPDPLHPTITVPGTLEPSIERPIIDIPAVVLPPIPPIDIPKRPTVEELLAERDRLPTGTKVKTAEEILAERGIDPTKPVEMTTPTPIVGGRGVGGGVDIKPTEIKIKTVDEILAERGIDRTKPVEMTTPTPIVGGRDVSGVDSDRTVPRVIDIPDIDRDTFPSYETIKDRRNPVAPKPTDLTDLVVPTHPPMTGGAVTPSPVVVDKPTQIAPVETDTVLVNTPFAIINFPGLAENDLAVTGFSAKVTLGDGDNTVRLNGMMGTLVAGNGNNTIDSTDNTTNATVGNGKNIITGIYQKLAVGNGDNIITVASRTRAVTVGDGKNTIQGAIQELTVGNGDNTIVNTESMAKVKLGYGTNTATVSGVMATVEVGHGSYDLGFRGSMSTLVFGKDITPDKLWFEHAGQDLQISVLGSKEEVTVLNWYASAPQRPSTISTGDGKSLSDRNVELLVQAMAAFAPPAAGLTSLATSEQQALQPVLAANWR, from the coding sequence ATGCCTCAAAAATTAACCGCAGCTGACTTGGAACAAGCCAAACAGATTTTAGAGTCATCCGGCCCCTCGGCTACTTATGATTTTTTATCAGCGAAAGGTTATAAATACGCTACTCTTGCGAATGGGGTAGCAAAAGGCAATTCTTTGTCAGGTGAAGCCGCAATTAACTTCATGAAAGTAACTGCGGAAGCGTCAGGGCATCCGCTTTCTGATGTCGATGTGAATCGCATACGCAAGGAAATGGCTGGCGGATACATCGATGCACTAAAAGTAAAATTGGATAATGCCTCTGGGATCTTGAGTTCCGATATAAGTTATAACGAGGCGTGGAAGTTTCACAAGCAAATCTTCAATGCTAACGGTCTTGGTGTAGATGCTTGGACTCTAAATTCAGTATTTTCGGTTATTACCGAAAATACCAGAGAAACCTACTGGCAGAGTGTTTTAGAATCGGCGGGTGATGTTTCAAAGGAACTGCTTTTGGCGATCAACACCGACAAAATGATGTCGCTGGCCACCACTATAAGCACCGATGATAATAAAAAACTCGCTAAGGGGTGGATTGATAGAGTTGACTCCCCTTCAGGGGCTTATACGATCACAAAAAGTTTATTTAGTCAGATGTACAATATGATTACAGGGGGCTTTTCTGACGAATCAACAAATATACCTCCTTCTGCATCGACCTCTACTCTTATTGATATTAATATCACGCCAGATCCACAGCCTCAGCAGAATATTCAAGGCGAAAACAAAGCTCGGCAGGATGTAAGCAATGGCTATGTTGTCAACTCGCCTACCCATAGTATTTCATTCAAAGATAATACCTTAAATGAAACGGGCTTTACTTCAACGCAAATTGCCAGTTTAGCGACAGGGGGAATACGACCAGGGGAAATACAACTCGACCCTAACGCTCGCCCCAATACCTATCTTTCACAGTTCTACCAGACCCCAGACAGCACTAGGCCGGACTTCAGTTTACGCAATGCTGTAACACTGAATGGCCTTTCGGCGATGACAACGGTCAATACCTACGTCGACCCCTTGCTGCTGGACTTGGGCGGCAACGGCGTTCGCATGACCGATATCCGGGATGGCGTATTGTTTGACACCGATCATAGCGGCACGCTCAAGCGCACGGGATGGGCTGACCGCAGTACCGGTATGTTGGTCATTGACGACGGTAGTGGCCAGATTAAAGATGTCAGTCAGATGTTCTCCGAATATTATGCTGGCAAGGCTGGGGTTGGCGGTGCCGCTGGGGAGGTACGATTCAAAGACGGCTTCGCCGCGCTCGCCAGTGAAGATGCCAATGCTGATGGTGTGATTGACCAGAACGATCCGATCTGGAGCAAGCTACGTGTATGGGTTGATGCCTCTCATGATGCTCAAACCGATGCCGGAGAGCTCAAGACCCTGGCCGAACTGGGTATCACTCAAATCAATGTACGAGCCACGACGGCGAGTAGTGAAGTCCGTGATGGGAATAGAGTGCTTGCCCAAGGCACTTTTACAATTAACGGTAAAACCCAAGAAGCTCTCGCGGTTGATTTTTTGGGCGATCCTGTAAGCAGCACACTGCTTGATCAGGGCGCCGGAACTAAGGTGACTTCCACCTCTGAAGGAGTCACAACGACTGCTTATGCAAGTAAGAGCACTACCGGTGAAACATTGGATGCTGCTCAGTTAGGCGTTAGCAATCTATATGGTGGTATCGGTAACGATACCCTCATTGCCGCGCCAACAGGTAGTTGGCTCGTGGGTGGAGGGGGAAGCAATACCTACACGGGTTCTGCTGGTAACGATGTCTTTGTGATCAGTGCATCAGACCGCATGGAAAATGTCCACGGTAACGGCGGACGCGATACGGCCATTATCGTCGGCGATGAAGGTGTGGCTTTAAACATGGCGCGAGCTGGACTGACAATTGCTCAGGGCGGCCGTGGTAACGATGTTATTGCCAGTGGTGGCACCTCTAGTGCATTCATCAAAGGAGGTTCCGGAGATTCGACGCTGATCGGTGGTGCGGGCAATGACGTCTTGGTCGGAGGAACGGGCCGCAACACCATTTTGGGAGGCAGTGGTAAGGCTGTTATTTATGCGGGTCCGAAAGGCGACACAATCTACGCGTCAGAAGGCGGCAGCATCATTCACGCGGGTGGTGGTGCAGACATTATTTACGGAAGTGTGGGTAATGATGTCGTTGAGGTTGGACGCGGCAATGCCATTATTGACGGTGACGGCGGTATCAATATCGTTACCCTGCATGGCAACCATGGCGACTATAAGATCACACGCACTGCCACGGGCTACGAAGTGGCCGATACGGTTGCCGGGCGAGATGGTACCGTCACACTAAAAAATATCCAAAAGCTGAGTTTTTCTGATATTTCAGCTGTGGATCTGGACTTGCCCAACGCAATGCCGGTGGGAGATGTTTTAACTGTCGATCAGGCTGGCAAGGCGTTTGACCGGACACAGGCCCATTTGATCTCAGCAGCCAGCCTGCTTGCCAATGATCAGCACCTCAATAGTACAGGCATTCTGCGTATCGCAAGTGTGGATGAGGCCGTTGGTGGCACTGTCAGCCTCACCCAACAGGGGGACGTACTATTTACTCCAGATCCACGCTTCACTGGATTGCTCAGTTTTAAATATGGTGTGGTTAATGAAGCGGGTAACCCGTCTGCTACGGTAGTCAACCTGGGGACGGGGCAAACGGCTCCCATGCGAGCCAATGTTACGTTACTGACTCCAGAGGTACCGCTGGATTCGCTGACGGCACAAGAGTGGTATCTCAGCAATATCAATGTCCTCCCTGTATGGAAAGATTACACCGGTAAAGGCGTGCGGATCGGTCAGTTTGAGCCCGGCGGCGAGTTTGCCACCCACCCTGAAATTTTCGACATCAAGCATCCAGATCTTGCGCCCAATGTTGATAAAGCTTGGCTGCAGACTCAGCAGGCCAATGGAACATTGCCAGACGTGGTGTCTAATCACGCGACCATGGTTGCCGGTGTCATGGTCGGTGCGAAGAATGGTATCGGAGGTGTCGGGGTTGCATATGATGCAACACTGGGAGGCTATTACCTGGCTAACAAAGGTGATGATCTGACAGGGCTTGGCCACATGGTCAGTTATGATATTGCCAACAATAGCTGGGGGTTTCAGAATGATTTTGCCATCAGCAATATGCAGCAAGGTCAAATCAATACTGCCAGTTCGTTAACGTCGAATGCCCAATATGCTGCAAATAATGGCCGAGGTGGATTAGGGACGATTATTGTCGCTGCCGGTGGCAACAGTCGTGCTACTGGCGGCAATGCCCAAGGATCGCTAACCAATAACAACCGACATTCGATTGAGGTCGGAGCTATCAATGCGCAAGGTGATCTGTCGACTTTACAAATAGGCTCAGCACCGTTCTCTAACCCAGGCGCAAGCCTATTGGTCTCGGCGCCAGGTAGTAATGTCGTGTCCACCAGCCATATGCTGGAAACTGATCGCGGCTCAACTTTCGGCAATAGCTACAGCGCCATGCAAGGCACCAGTTTTGCCGCACCTATTGTTTCAGGCGTCGTTGCGCTGATGCTTCAAGCCAACCCTAACTTGGGCTACCGAGATGTCCAGCAAATCTTGGTGCTATCGGCACGCAAGATTAACGATCCGTCTACAGTATGGAGCGACAACGGCGCCCGCAACTGGAACGGGGGCGGTATGCACACCAGTAATGACTACGGTTTCGGTGAAGTCGATGCCCGTGCCGCTGTGCGGCTGTCTGAAGCCTGGATGACTCAGAGCACTGGCGCCAACGAGTCAGTGTTCAGTGCTTCCAGTGGTGTTGTTGGTAAAACGTTGGCTGCGGGTGAAACCTTTTCATCAAGTTTGGCAATGAATGCTGTCTCGTACGTTGAGCATGCCGAAATCGACTTTGATGCTCAGGTCGGCCGTTTGGGAGATGTGACCCTTAAGCTTATTTCTCCAGATGGTACACAAAGCGTATTGCTTAACCGACAGGGAAAGGTGCCAGTTGGTACGGCAGGGGCGAGCGATGCTGACGTGGGCAGCACACAGTCAGGTGCTTTCAAGTATACCTTCATGAGTACTCATCACTGGGGCGAGCTCACGGCAGGTGAATGGAAGCTTGAGGTGACCGACTCCGCCACTGGGCTTCCTGTAACGCTGAACAGTTGGTCGTTGCGCCTGTACGGTAGCAAGATGAGTGCTGACGACACGTACTTTTATACAGATGAGTACATCAAGGCGGTAGCTGCGCAGGCTAACCGTGGTGTATTGGACGATGCCGCAAGTGGAACTGCTGGTGGGCGTAATACGCTCAATGCCGCGGCAGTCTCTGGTGATACTTCTATCAATTTGGTAACGGGCACTGCAAACATTGGAGGAGCGGCCCTCACGATCAACAGTCGTTCACCTATCCAAAACATTGTGACTGGCGATGGTAATGACACTCTGGTCGCAGGTTCGGCGGATGCATTGCTTGATGGCGGCCGGGGTAACAACACTCTGGAAGGCGGCACGGGTAAGGACTTTTTTGTGGTTCATCGCCGGGGTGGTGGTAACGATACCGTGGTGAATTACGATGTTGCCCATGGTGAGATCATTGATCTGGTTGGTTTCACCGGCAAGACCTTCGCAAATCTGGTTATCACACAGCTCGGCGCAGATGTGAGTGTCGATCTGGGAGATGCTCAATCAATTTTGCTGAAGAATCAAACGGCGTCGGCAATTACAGCCGCTCAGTTCAAGTTTCAGGATACATTTGTTGCGCCAGTGGAATACGTCAATAGCGACGTTTCTGCGGTTATCCCACAAGAGGGGCTGGGGACTGTCGTGTTGAACGGCGGCTCCAAGGGTGTGAGTATCACAACGGGGGCTGACGGTCAGTTTGTGGCGTCTCTATCCGGAACGGTGTACAGCCATGATAGTGCCACTTCAGATACCTTCGTTGTATCTCGACAGCCAGGGATTGCGGACTATCAAAATGCGCTAAGAGGGTTTAGGCAGGGCACCGACAAAATTGATTTAAGCCAGACAGGTATCACCAGCTTTGAACAGCTCACAATCAGTAAAAACAATCGCGGTACGATAAACGGGCTGTCGCAAATTCACGGTGTAAATATTGCGACTATGGCACTTGATCCTGCCGGAGGTAAGGTCGAATTGCTTTACTTGGATGCACTTGATGTCTCTCAATTGAATCAGTCAGACTTCATATTCGCTGCCCATGCGCTGGATCTAGTCCCTATTACTCCTTCGGTAGTCCCTCCGGTTGTGACTACCCCTGATCCATTGCATCCGACGATTACCGTGCCGGGCACACTGGAACCCTCTATCGAACGTCCAATAATTGATATACCAGCTGTTGTTCTACCTCCTATTCCACCAATCGATATTCCTAAAAGACCAACTGTCGAAGAGCTTTTGGCGGAGCGAGATCGTCTTCCAACGGGTACAAAAGTAAAAACTGCTGAAGAAATTTTAGCAGAGCGAGGTATTGATCCGACCAAACCGGTTGAAATGACTACCCCCACACCAATAGTTGGTGGTAGAGGTGTTGGCGGTGGTGTTGATATCAAGCCTACAGAAATAAAAATAAAAACTGTTGACGAGATCTTGGCGGAGCGAGGTATTGATCGAACTAAGCCAGTTGAAATGACCACTCCTACACCAATAGTTGGTGGTAGAGACGTCAGTGGCGTGGATTCTGATCGAACTGTACCAAGAGTCATTGATATTCCAGATATAGATCGAGATACATTCCCTTCGTATGAGACAATTAAAGATCGGAGGAACCCCGTTGCACCTAAGCCAACAGATCTTACTGACCTAGTGGTGCCAACTCACCCCCCGATGACTGGTGGAGCTGTAACCCCTTCGCCCGTTGTTGTAGATAAACCAACACAGATTGCACCAGTCGAAACTGATACCGTACTCGTAAACACTCCGTTTGCGATCATTAATTTTCCCGGTTTAGCTGAAAACGATCTTGCCGTCACTGGATTTAGCGCGAAAGTTACATTAGGTGATGGGGATAATACAGTTAGGCTTAATGGTATGATGGGAACATTAGTCGCTGGCAATGGTAACAATACTATTGACTCGACTGATAACACCACAAACGCCACTGTTGGTAATGGAAAAAATATTATAACGGGTATTTATCAGAAACTGGCAGTCGGTAATGGTGACAATATAATAACTGTCGCCAGTCGAACGAGAGCGGTTACCGTTGGAGATGGAAAAAACACAATCCAAGGTGCAATTCAAGAGCTGACTGTCGGCAATGGTGACAATACCATTGTCAATACGGAGTCAATGGCAAAAGTTAAACTAGGATATGGTACAAATACAGCAACTGTCAGTGGTGTTATGGCTACGGTGGAGGTTGGGCACGGTAGTTACGATCTAGGATTCCGTGGGTCTATGAGTACCTTGGTATTTGGCAAGGATATTACGCCTGATAAGCTATGGTTTGAGCATGCTGGACAGGATTTGCAAATTTCTGTGCTTGGTTCTAAGGAAGAGGTAACGGTACTCAATTGGTATGCTAGTGCGCCACAGCGACCCAGCACTATCAGCACGGGTGATGGTAAAAGCCTATCTGATCGGAATGTTGAGCTGTTAGTGCAAGCTATGGCTGCATTTGCACCCCCCGCCGCTGGTTTAACAAGTCTTGCAACATCAGAGCAACAGGCCCTTCAGCCAGTCCTTGCAGCCAATTGGCGATGA
- a CDS encoding site-specific integrase: MPTPKQIECRDILVKNLIVMSYPGSGSTTYCTRGATNGRPRKILGTSKTISLNEARIMALGVGSAGYNVSSSTLSHVFNLYEQSGTYSGKRSMGRDRKRYDSVVDPILGKKEIKAISLADIQTVLGSLRSSLSDATKNRYLAMLRSIFRFAVDHDYCEKDPTRSIKLKREVPVKLYEVNDDLIGRLVFAVDWLEGRYPRTSCLVELLLRTGMRLGEALSLKWGDVDFTLQQITLRSTKSGRVRHVPISDECSGVLDRLAEVTADFPKDGWLFPSSYGPSHMTRPVRPWKRACQAAGLPSSLRFHDLRHIFASACVKDGIPLYTVQGLLGHSSIRMTERYSALASSDLLKASCRVSSALSLCAGGAK; encoded by the coding sequence ATGCCCACTCCAAAGCAAATCGAATGCAGAGACATCCTTGTAAAAAACCTGATTGTGATGAGTTATCCAGGTTCGGGCAGCACTACTTATTGTACGCGCGGCGCGACCAACGGGCGTCCACGTAAAATATTGGGAACGTCCAAAACCATTAGCTTAAACGAAGCTCGCATCATGGCGTTGGGAGTCGGAAGTGCAGGCTATAACGTATCCTCTTCGACCCTTTCACATGTTTTCAATCTCTACGAGCAGTCCGGAACCTATAGCGGTAAACGCAGTATGGGACGTGACCGCAAACGTTACGATTCGGTAGTTGACCCTATTCTGGGTAAGAAAGAGATCAAAGCAATTAGCTTGGCTGATATTCAAACAGTCCTAGGATCGTTACGCTCATCGTTAAGTGACGCTACCAAGAACCGCTATTTAGCCATGTTACGTTCAATTTTTCGGTTTGCAGTGGATCACGACTATTGTGAAAAGGATCCGACTCGCAGCATAAAACTTAAGCGCGAAGTGCCGGTTAAGTTGTACGAGGTCAATGATGACCTAATTGGCCGTCTCGTTTTTGCGGTGGACTGGTTGGAGGGGCGATATCCACGAACGTCTTGCCTTGTGGAGTTGTTGCTGCGGACAGGGATGCGTTTAGGAGAGGCGCTCTCCCTCAAGTGGGGGGACGTTGATTTTACGTTGCAGCAGATCACCTTGAGGAGCACCAAAAGCGGTCGAGTCCGGCACGTACCCATCAGCGACGAATGCAGTGGCGTGCTTGATAGGCTTGCTGAGGTTACCGCCGACTTTCCAAAAGATGGCTGGTTGTTTCCCTCATCGTATGGGCCGTCTCACATGACCAGGCCAGTGCGCCCTTGGAAAAGAGCCTGTCAGGCAGCAGGGCTTCCCTCGTCGTTACGCTTTCATGATCTACGTCATATCTTTGCCTCGGCCTGCGTCAAGGATGGTATCCCCCTGTACACCGTGCAAGGGTTGCTCGGTCACTCCTCCATCAGAATGACAGAGCGTTATTCCGCATTGGCTTCTTCGGACTTGTTGAAGGCGAGTTGCCGTGTTTCAAGTGCCCTTTCCCTATGTGCTGGGGGTGCGAAATGA